In Paenibacillus sp. FSL R7-0345, a single window of DNA contains:
- a CDS encoding RNA polymerase sigma factor: MEEAEWISAVLDGQSQAFGNLVNRYQGMVYRVCIKITGEAESAKDMAQEVFIKAYKALPSFRGQSSFSTWLYRIAYRTCLDWKRANDREWRHRSTADYTENDWVTSQTPEQAALSKEASEELDQNLNSLTEPYRSVVQLYYFQHHSYQEIAEQKGVSVKTVESQLYRARQMMRKSGEEWR, encoded by the coding sequence TTGGAAGAGGCGGAATGGATTTCAGCCGTGCTTGACGGCCAAAGCCAGGCTTTTGGAAATCTGGTTAATCGTTATCAGGGCATGGTATACAGAGTGTGCATCAAAATAACGGGAGAAGCCGAGTCGGCCAAGGATATGGCTCAGGAAGTTTTCATCAAAGCCTACAAGGCGCTCCCCTCCTTCAGGGGACAATCCTCATTTTCCACCTGGCTGTACCGGATTGCTTACAGGACTTGTCTGGACTGGAAACGGGCCAATGACAGGGAATGGCGCCACCGCAGTACAGCAGATTATACGGAGAATGACTGGGTTACCTCACAAACCCCAGAGCAGGCAGCACTCAGCAAGGAAGCTTCAGAGGAGCTGGATCAGAATTTGAACAGCCTTACGGAACCGTACCGGTCGGTCGTGCAGCTGTATTATTTTCAACACCACTCCTATCAGGAAATTGCCGAACAAAAGGGTGTCTCAGTCAAAACAGTAGAATCACAGCTCTACAGAGCCAGGCAGATGATGCGAAAAAGCGGGGAGGAATGGCGATGA
- a CDS encoding zf-HC2 domain-containing protein encodes MNCATVKEWMPHYIEGTLSPEVELNIRLHIEACPDCASWLEEAEGLAALWSEMEAGLDTLEPMDCPDLTEGVMAQIGQLEAGRRERAVRATMARRRTAPGTSWMHYGVAVGLTFLLLQFGVFENLAYGISEINGQMSTSVTAWFNAQGGHK; translated from the coding sequence ATGAATTGTGCAACAGTTAAAGAATGGATGCCGCATTATATTGAAGGCACACTGTCTCCGGAGGTGGAGCTGAACATCCGCCTGCACATTGAAGCTTGTCCCGACTGTGCATCGTGGCTGGAGGAAGCCGAAGGGCTTGCCGCATTGTGGAGTGAGATGGAAGCAGGACTGGACACGCTTGAACCTATGGATTGTCCTGACCTAACTGAAGGTGTAATGGCTCAGATTGGACAGCTTGAAGCAGGACGCCGTGAACGCGCCGTAAGAGCTACCATGGCAAGACGCCGCACTGCACCGGGCACATCCTGGATGCATTATGGAGTCGCTGTAGGGCTTACCTTTCTGCTGCTGCAGTTTGGAGTATTTGAAAATCTGGCCTATGGCATTAGCGAAATCAACGGACAGATGTCGACATCGGTTACCGCATGGTTTAATGCCCAAGGCGGCCATAAATAG